A single Harpia harpyja isolate bHarHar1 chromosome 6, bHarHar1 primary haplotype, whole genome shotgun sequence DNA region contains:
- the NINJ2 gene encoding ninjurin-2 isoform X1, producing the protein MASEGESINLQGVNPQLRINGPMNINHYATKKSVAESMLDVALFMANVTQLKAVLEQGASFQYYATLIVLISVSLFFQVMIGILLIITARLNLNDVAKQPRLNVLNNAATALIFITVILNIFITAFGVQKTGLYPTRNFRPY; encoded by the exons GGTGTGAATCCTCAGCTCCGGATTAACGGGCCAATGAACATCAACCACTATGCGACGAAGAAGAGCGTGGCGGAGAGCATGCTGGATGTGGCACTGTTCATGGCAAACGTCACCCAGCTCAAAgcggtgctggagcagggggctTCCTTCCAGTACTACGCCACCCTCATCGTGCTCATCAGCGTCTCCCTCTTCTTCCAGGTGATGATCGGGATTCTCCTCATCATCACCG CTCGTTTGAATCTGAATGATGTTGCAAAGCAACCCCGCCTGAATGTACTCAACAACGCTGCCACAGCTCTCATCTTTATCACAGTCATCCTCAACATCTTCATCACAGCCTTTGGGGTGCAGAAGACTGGCCTCTACCCTACCAGGAATTTTCGACCTTATTAA
- the NINJ2 gene encoding ninjurin-2 isoform X2, with protein MNINHYATKKSVAESMLDVALFMANVTQLKAVLEQGASFQYYATLIVLISVSLFFQVMIGILLIITARLNLNDVAKQPRLNVLNNAATALIFITVILNIFITAFGVQKTGLYPTRNFRPY; from the exons ATGAACATCAACCACTATGCGACGAAGAAGAGCGTGGCGGAGAGCATGCTGGATGTGGCACTGTTCATGGCAAACGTCACCCAGCTCAAAgcggtgctggagcagggggctTCCTTCCAGTACTACGCCACCCTCATCGTGCTCATCAGCGTCTCCCTCTTCTTCCAGGTGATGATCGGGATTCTCCTCATCATCACCG CTCGTTTGAATCTGAATGATGTTGCAAAGCAACCCCGCCTGAATGTACTCAACAACGCTGCCACAGCTCTCATCTTTATCACAGTCATCCTCAACATCTTCATCACAGCCTTTGGGGTGCAGAAGACTGGCCTCTACCCTACCAGGAATTTTCGACCTTATTAA